A single region of the Sulfitobacter geojensis genome encodes:
- a CDS encoding phage portal protein codes for MVFDFLRRGTAAASVPDVNGTSPAPASMFAQKASATGKVAVYQTSGRVAWTPRDTVTLTKVGFCGNPVGFRSVKLIAEAAAALPLVVQDSERRYEAHPVVALLAKPNGAQGRAELLEALYAQVLLSGNGYVEAVGEGMPQELHVLRSDRMSVVPGSDGWPVAYEYAVGGRKHRFDVSGEVKAVCHIKSFHPQDDHYGFAPMQAAAMALDVHNSASRWSKALLDNAARPSGAMVYKGVEGQGHLSTEQYERLVSEMESMHQGARNAGRPMLLEGGLDWKPMGFSPSDMEFHKTKEAAAREIALAYGVPPMLLGIQGDATYANYQEAHRAFYRLTVLPLATRVTAALAHWLAGFTGEAVEVKPDLDQVPALAAERDAQWARVAQADFLTEPEKRSLLGLPAVATDE; via the coding sequence ATGGTGTTTGATTTTCTGCGACGCGGGACGGCGGCGGCGAGTGTACCGGACGTGAACGGGACGTCCCCGGCACCCGCAAGTATGTTTGCGCAGAAAGCATCGGCGACGGGTAAGGTTGCGGTCTATCAGACATCGGGGAGGGTGGCATGGACGCCGCGCGATACCGTGACGCTGACCAAGGTCGGGTTTTGCGGCAATCCGGTGGGGTTTCGATCGGTCAAATTGATTGCCGAAGCAGCGGCGGCGTTGCCTTTGGTGGTGCAGGATAGCGAGCGTCGTTATGAGGCACACCCGGTCGTGGCGCTGTTGGCAAAGCCGAACGGCGCACAGGGGCGGGCAGAGCTGCTGGAAGCACTATATGCGCAGGTGTTGTTAAGCGGGAACGGTTATGTCGAGGCCGTGGGCGAGGGAATGCCGCAAGAGCTGCATGTTTTGCGGTCTGACCGGATGTCGGTGGTGCCCGGTTCAGATGGCTGGCCGGTGGCCTATGAGTACGCGGTTGGTGGCCGCAAGCACCGGTTTGATGTATCGGGCGAGGTGAAAGCGGTCTGTCATATCAAGAGCTTTCATCCACAGGATGATCATTACGGCTTCGCCCCGATGCAAGCGGCCGCGATGGCGCTGGATGTGCATAATTCGGCCTCGCGGTGGTCCAAAGCCTTGTTGGACAACGCGGCAAGACCATCAGGCGCGATGGTTTATAAGGGGGTAGAGGGACAGGGGCACCTGAGTACAGAGCAGTACGAGCGGTTGGTGTCCGAGATGGAGAGCATGCATCAGGGTGCACGCAATGCGGGTCGACCGATGTTGTTGGAAGGCGGGCTTGACTGGAAACCGATGGGATTTTCGCCCTCCGACATGGAATTTCACAAGACCAAGGAGGCCGCCGCGCGCGAGATTGCATTGGCGTATGGTGTGCCGCCGATGTTGTTGGGCATTCAGGGGGATGCGACCTATGCAAACTATCAGGAAGCGCATCGGGCGTTTTACCGACTGACAGTTTTGCCATTGGCAACACGGGTGACGGCGGCACTTGCGCATTGGTTGGCGGGCTTTACCGGCGAGGCGGTTGAGGTGAAACCTGATCTGGATCAGGTGCCTGCCCTGGCGGCGGAGCGGGACGCACAATGGGCGCGCGTGGCGCAGGCAGATTTTCTGACCGAGCCGGAAAAACGCAGCCTGTTAGGCCTGCCGGCGGTGGCGACGGATGAGTGA
- a CDS encoding GTA head formation protein, RCAP_rcc01685 family: MSDPAMYERFDCAPGLKLQAHERLTAIQQENLAKRMDRLEEMMERMERRLWLTVYGVVAVMLAQAVQSVLAVTP, translated from the coding sequence ATGAGTGATCCGGCAATGTATGAGCGGTTTGATTGTGCGCCGGGATTGAAGTTGCAGGCCCACGAGCGGTTGACGGCAATCCAGCAGGAGAATCTGGCCAAACGCATGGACCGTCTGGAGGAAATGATGGAGCGCATGGAGCGGCGGTTGTGGTTGACGGTTTACGGTGTGGTCGCAGTGATGCTGGCGCAAGCCGTGCAAAGCGTGCTGGCGGTGACCCCGTAA
- a CDS encoding HK97 family phage prohead protease gives MPLLERKFMAFQDVAKVEGGTEISGYASLFGAVDQGGDVVEAGAYGVSLKAVAKAGRNIKMLWQHDPAQPIGVWDVVREDAKGLFVKGRILDSVEKGREAAALIAAGAIDGLSIGYRTVKATKNTKGQRLLAELELWEVSLVTFPMLPSARVAAKGDVIAVGDILRDMAASFEGARAEMARR, from the coding sequence ATGCCACTTTTGGAACGCAAGTTTATGGCGTTTCAGGACGTGGCCAAGGTTGAGGGCGGGACCGAGATCAGCGGCTATGCCAGCCTATTCGGGGCAGTGGACCAGGGCGGTGATGTGGTCGAGGCAGGGGCTTATGGCGTTTCGTTGAAGGCAGTGGCGAAGGCCGGTCGCAACATCAAGATGCTTTGGCAGCACGATCCGGCGCAACCGATTGGTGTTTGGGACGTGGTGCGCGAGGACGCCAAGGGGTTGTTCGTCAAGGGGCGCATTCTGGACTCTGTGGAAAAGGGGCGCGAGGCGGCTGCGTTGATTGCTGCGGGGGCAATTGACGGGCTTTCGATCGGCTATCGCACGGTGAAGGCGACAAAGAACACCAAGGGCCAGCGGCTTTTGGCGGAACTGGAGCTTTGGGAGGTGTCATTGGTGACATTCCCAATGCTGCCCAGTGCGCGGGTGGCGGCGAAGGGCGATGTGATCGCTGTCGGTGACATTCTGCGTGACATGGCGGCGTCCTTTGAGGGGGCGCGGGCAGAGATGGCGCGGCGGTAG
- a CDS encoding phage major capsid protein → MSKTELGHASPAEEVRAAVTGFVTDFKGFQAEIETKLQQTEERMTMLDRKMTLPARTPLGGTTDAGAPHQKAFNAYLRNGDDDGLRGLELEGKSLSTAVNSDGGYLVDPQTSATVQSVLNATASVRAIASVVQVEATSYDVLVDHTDVGAGWATEAGPQAETDTPQIDRITIGLHELSALPKASQRLLDDAAFDIEGWLAGRIADKFARAEAAAFVNGDGVDKPKGFLTHTAVDNDVWTWGNLGYVPTEVDGEVTPDAIVELVYSLGAQYRANGAFVMNSKTAGRVRKLTDADGRFLWSDGLAAGEPAQLMGYPVLVAEDMPDAGSDSFSIAFGDFRAGYTVAERPDLRILRDPFSAKPHVLFYATKRVGGDVSDFAAIKLLKFGVA, encoded by the coding sequence ATGAGCAAGACGGAACTGGGGCATGCGTCCCCGGCTGAAGAAGTGCGCGCGGCGGTGACGGGATTTGTCACTGACTTCAAGGGCTTTCAGGCTGAAATTGAGACAAAACTTCAACAAACAGAAGAGCGGATGACCATGCTGGATCGAAAAATGACACTGCCTGCGCGTACACCTTTGGGCGGCACGACTGATGCCGGTGCGCCACATCAAAAGGCCTTTAATGCCTATCTGCGCAATGGCGATGATGACGGGTTGCGCGGGCTGGAGCTGGAGGGCAAATCACTGTCCACGGCGGTGAATTCGGACGGTGGCTATCTGGTTGATCCGCAAACGAGTGCGACAGTGCAGTCGGTGTTGAATGCCACTGCGTCGGTCCGTGCAATCGCGAGTGTCGTGCAGGTTGAAGCGACGTCGTATGACGTGCTGGTGGATCACACGGACGTGGGGGCGGGATGGGCCACCGAGGCCGGCCCACAGGCCGAGACGGATACGCCGCAGATTGATCGCATCACGATTGGGTTGCACGAGTTGAGTGCGTTGCCCAAAGCGTCGCAGCGTCTGCTGGATGACGCGGCCTTTGACATCGAAGGCTGGCTGGCGGGGCGGATCGCGGACAAGTTTGCGCGCGCCGAGGCGGCGGCCTTTGTGAACGGCGATGGGGTGGACAAGCCTAAAGGTTTCCTGACCCACACGGCTGTCGACAATGACGTCTGGACCTGGGGCAATCTCGGGTATGTGCCGACGGAAGTTGATGGCGAAGTCACGCCGGATGCGATTGTCGAGTTGGTGTATTCGCTTGGGGCGCAGTACCGCGCCAATGGTGCGTTCGTCATGAACTCCAAAACAGCGGGCCGCGTGCGCAAGCTGACCGATGCGGACGGGCGTTTCCTGTGGTCGGACGGTCTGGCGGCGGGCGAACCTGCGCAGCTGATGGGCTATCCTGTGCTTGTGGCCGAGGACATGCCGGATGCGGGAAGTGACAGTTTTTCCATCGCGTTTGGTGATTTCCGCGCCGGTTACACAGTGGCCGAACGGCCTGATCTACGCATTCTGCGCGATCCGTTCAGCGCGAAGCCACATGTGCTGTTCTATGCGACCAAGCGTGTGGGCGGGGACGTGAGCGACTTTGCCGCGATCAAATTGTTGAAATTCGGCGTGGCCTAA
- a CDS encoding head-tail connector protein, which translates to MMLIEETPIPDAALPVEAFKAHLRLGSGFGPDDVQDVVLLSFLRAAIAAVEGRTGKVLLEREFQQTVTAWRRIDGHVLQVAPVGQVSRVELVDHQGVRVDVDPAAYWLERDGHGPKLRPAGAALPRIAQAGSAVVHFVAGFADNWEGVPADLRQAVLMLAAHYYEYRHDTGLSNGCMPFGVSSLIERYKGLRMGAGVMR; encoded by the coding sequence ATGATGTTGATCGAAGAAACACCCATTCCTGACGCGGCCTTGCCGGTGGAGGCGTTCAAGGCACATCTGCGATTGGGCAGTGGCTTTGGTCCTGATGACGTACAGGACGTGGTTTTGCTGTCATTTTTGCGGGCTGCGATTGCCGCTGTTGAGGGGCGGACGGGCAAGGTGCTGCTGGAACGTGAGTTCCAGCAAACAGTGACTGCGTGGCGTCGCATAGATGGGCATGTATTGCAGGTTGCGCCGGTCGGGCAGGTGAGCCGCGTAGAATTGGTTGATCATCAGGGGGTGAGGGTGGATGTCGATCCGGCGGCCTATTGGCTGGAACGGGACGGTCATGGTCCGAAGCTGCGCCCGGCTGGTGCTGCCTTGCCGCGTATTGCGCAGGCGGGGTCCGCAGTGGTCCATTTCGTTGCTGGTTTTGCGGACAATTGGGAGGGCGTGCCGGCGGACTTGCGTCAGGCCGTGTTGATGCTGGCGGCGCATTATTACGAATATCGACATGATACGGGCCTCAGCAACGGATGTATGCCGTTCGGGGTGTCGAGCCTGATCGAACGGTACAAGGGGTTGCGTATGGGTGCAGGGGTGATGCGATGA
- a CDS encoding head-tail adaptor protein: MSAPRLMHQLELEAPERVSDGAGGFTENWVVLGTHWAQLVARSGRETASRGTPVSRVGYKIIVRSAPLGSVQRPKPQQRFRTGTRVFSIQAVADYDAACRYLTCFAEEEVVV, from the coding sequence ATGAGCGCGCCGCGGTTGATGCATCAGCTGGAACTCGAGGCACCTGAAAGGGTCAGTGACGGTGCCGGTGGCTTTACCGAAAACTGGGTCGTGCTGGGCACCCATTGGGCGCAACTGGTTGCGAGATCAGGCCGCGAAACAGCAAGTCGCGGTACGCCGGTCAGCCGCGTCGGGTACAAAATTATTGTGCGCAGTGCGCCCTTGGGGTCGGTCCAACGCCCCAAACCGCAGCAAAGATTTCGTACGGGCACGCGGGTCTTCAGCATTCAGGCCGTCGCCGATTATGATGCCGCGTGCCGCTATCTGACCTGCTTTGCCGAAGAGGAGGTCGTGGTATGA
- a CDS encoding DUF3168 domain-containing protein encodes MSFAMSGPLQRAVYDALSADSVLGMIVGSAIYDAVPTGILPAIYVRLGSEEVKDASDGSGAGAVHRFTVSVITSSPGFAQAKEAAAAISDTLHNGNFTLSRGRLVSLRFERAKASRVEAAATRQIDLRFAARVQDD; translated from the coding sequence ATGAGTTTTGCGATGTCAGGGCCGCTGCAAAGGGCCGTTTATGATGCGTTGAGCGCGGATTCCGTGTTGGGGATGATTGTGGGCAGTGCGATCTATGATGCTGTGCCCACAGGAATTTTGCCCGCGATTTACGTGCGACTTGGCAGTGAAGAGGTCAAGGATGCCTCCGACGGCAGCGGCGCGGGGGCGGTCCATCGGTTCACGGTATCGGTGATCACCTCAAGCCCCGGGTTTGCGCAGGCGAAAGAGGCCGCTGCTGCGATCAGCGACACATTGCACAACGGCAATTTCACGTTGAGCCGCGGACGGCTTGTGAGCCTGCGGTTCGAGCGCGCAAAAGCGTCAAGGGTCGAGGCCGCTGCCACGCGCCAGATTGATTTGCGCTTTGCGGCACGTGTGCAGGACGACTGA
- a CDS encoding phage major tail protein, TP901-1 family — protein sequence MAVQAGKDLLVKVDMTSDGQFETIAGLRATRVSFNAEAVDVTTLDSEGGWRELLAGAGVRSAAISGSGVFRDEGTDERARQLFFDGLTPDFQIVIPAFGVVEGPFQVTALEYAGQLNGEATYELSLQSAGILIFTPDLAA from the coding sequence ATGGCTGTTCAGGCAGGTAAAGACCTTTTGGTCAAAGTGGATATGACAAGTGACGGGCAGTTTGAGACCATTGCAGGGTTGCGGGCCACACGGGTGAGTTTCAACGCCGAGGCGGTGGACGTGACGACCTTGGACAGCGAAGGCGGTTGGCGTGAGTTGCTAGCGGGCGCGGGGGTGCGGTCGGCTGCAATCAGCGGGTCGGGCGTGTTTCGCGATGAGGGTACGGATGAACGTGCACGCCAGTTGTTTTTTGACGGGCTGACTCCGGATTTTCAAATCGTGATCCCTGCTTTCGGGGTGGTCGAGGGCCCGTTTCAAGTTACCGCGCTTGAGTATGCAGGGCAGTTGAACGGTGAGGCAACATATGAGCTGAGCCTGCAATCTGCGGGGATTCTGATTTTCACACCGGATTTGGCAGCTTGA
- a CDS encoding gene transfer agent family protein, with protein sequence MANRWRGDVALVVDGEPCIARLTLGALAELEEGLGETSLVGLVERFESSRFTSRDVVALLGAGLRGGGREITDEALARAQVKGGPMAAAKAAAELLARAFVVPE encoded by the coding sequence GTGGCGAACCGCTGGAGAGGCGATGTGGCGCTTGTGGTTGACGGCGAGCCTTGCATTGCGCGGCTGACCCTTGGCGCGTTGGCCGAGCTGGAGGAGGGGTTGGGCGAGACCTCGCTTGTGGGCTTGGTGGAGCGGTTCGAATCGAGCCGGTTTACCAGCCGCGATGTGGTGGCATTGCTGGGCGCAGGATTGCGGGGCGGTGGCCGCGAGATCACGGATGAGGCGCTTGCGCGGGCGCAGGTCAAAGGCGGGCCGATGGCTGCGGCCAAAGCCGCGGCCGAGTTATTGGCGCGGGCGTTTGTGGTGCCGGAGTGA
- a CDS encoding rcc01693 family protein, translating into MSGCTKGLDWPALMGVGLHGLGLAPAVFWALTPVELQMMLGTSQQKKPMLNDGLAALMAAYPDTEQGAKDG; encoded by the coding sequence GTGAGTGGCTGTACGAAGGGCTTGGACTGGCCGGCGTTGATGGGGGTCGGGCTGCATGGTTTGGGGTTGGCACCTGCTGTGTTCTGGGCACTGACGCCCGTGGAGTTGCAGATGATGCTGGGTACATCGCAGCAGAAAAAACCGATGCTGAATGATGGGTTGGCGGCGTTGATGGCCGCCTATCCCGACACGGAACAGGGGGCGAAAGATGGGTGA
- a CDS encoding phage tail tape measure protein, whose translation MGEFDEFGGLESNAEDLNATLASTGALVAGFDGELRRMSGSLAATGKDVQTLEKGLSKGLRRAFDGVVFDGMKMSDALKTVAQSLANTTYNAAMKPVTDHFGGLISQGVGSLVQGILPFADGAAFSQGKVMPFAQGGVVSGATTFPMRGGTGLMGEAGPEAIMPLARGPDGKLGVRGGGGGGPSLVMHITTPDVAGFQRSQSQIAAQMSRALSSGNRNR comes from the coding sequence ATGGGTGAGTTTGACGAATTTGGCGGGCTTGAGAGCAATGCCGAAGATCTGAATGCGACCTTGGCGAGTACAGGTGCGCTGGTGGCGGGGTTTGACGGTGAGTTGCGCCGGATGAGTGGGTCTCTTGCGGCGACTGGCAAGGACGTTCAGACCCTCGAGAAGGGTCTGAGCAAAGGATTGCGCCGTGCATTTGACGGTGTGGTGTTTGACGGCATGAAGATGTCTGACGCGCTGAAGACCGTGGCGCAATCGTTGGCCAACACAACCTACAACGCGGCGATGAAACCGGTGACGGACCATTTCGGCGGGTTGATATCGCAGGGCGTTGGATCGCTTGTGCAGGGGATATTGCCCTTTGCTGACGGGGCGGCGTTTTCGCAGGGAAAAGTGATGCCTTTCGCGCAGGGAGGTGTGGTCAGCGGTGCGACGACGTTTCCGATGCGCGGTGGTACGGGGCTGATGGGCGAGGCCGGACCGGAAGCGATTATGCCGCTTGCACGTGGCCCGGACGGGAAGCTGGGGGTGCGCGGCGGCGGTGGGGGCGGTCCGTCGTTGGTGATGCACATCACAACCCCGGACGTGGCAGGTTTTCAGCGTTCGCAGAGCCAGATCGCGGCACAGATGAGCCGCGCTTTGAGTTCGGGCAACCGTAACCGGTGA
- a CDS encoding DUF2460 domain-containing protein, whose product MAFHEVRFPATLSFGSLGGPQRRTDVVTLANGFEERNTPWAHSRRSYDAGLGMRSIDDLQVLIGFFEARMGQMHAFRWKDWADYKSGRATLDPVFDDQSIGYGDGETRDFQIMKTYRSGEQMYRRPIKKPVAGSVKVGVEQDELQEGLGYEVNANTGIITFAHPPDPNMEIYAGYEFDVPVRFDTDRILTSVESFQAGQVPSVPVIEVRL is encoded by the coding sequence ATGGCTTTTCATGAGGTAAGATTTCCCGCAACGTTGAGTTTCGGCTCGTTGGGGGGACCGCAGAGGCGTACGGATGTGGTGACGCTGGCCAACGGTTTTGAAGAGCGCAACACGCCCTGGGCGCATTCAAGGCGCAGTTATGATGCCGGGCTTGGCATGCGGTCGATTGACGACTTGCAGGTGTTGATTGGTTTTTTCGAGGCGCGGATGGGGCAGATGCACGCATTCCGCTGGAAGGATTGGGCGGATTATAAGTCTGGCCGTGCAACGCTTGACCCCGTGTTTGATGATCAGAGCATCGGTTACGGGGATGGTGAAACCCGTGATTTCCAGATCATGAAGACCTATCGATCGGGCGAACAGATGTACCGTCGTCCGATCAAGAAACCTGTCGCTGGGTCGGTTAAGGTGGGGGTTGAGCAGGACGAACTGCAAGAGGGGCTGGGTTATGAGGTGAATGCCAACACGGGCATCATCACTTTTGCGCATCCCCCTGATCCGAATATGGAAATCTATGCGGGATACGAGTTTGACGTGCCGGTGCGGTTTGACACGGATCGTATCCTGACCAGCGTAGAGAGCTTTCAGGCAGGACAGGTGCCATCTGTGCCAGTGATCGAGGTGCGGTTATGA
- a CDS encoding DUF2163 domain-containing protein — MSGGLDPALQAHLEGGLTTVCHAWKITRKDGVVFAFTDHDLPLRFDGCEFRADAGLTAKAIAQTTGLSVDNTEAIGALSDASIREDEIEQGRFDSADVVAWLVNWADVDQRWLQFRGTIGEMRRVDGAFRAELRGLTEALNRTLGRVYQKPCTAVLGDKQCRFDLELPGYSLTLPVDIEEDGRRFIWDSLPGFDEQFFIRGRLDVVDGPAKGLFGLIKHDRVKGKKRIIDLWEPIKGDVRAGTQVKLIAGCNKQFETCRLKFNNALNFQGFPDLPGEDWVIAVPKSSGTNSGGSLR, encoded by the coding sequence ATGAGCGGCGGGCTGGATCCTGCGCTGCAGGCGCATCTTGAGGGGGGGCTGACGACGGTATGTCATGCCTGGAAAATCACACGCAAGGACGGGGTCGTCTTTGCCTTTACGGATCATGATTTGCCATTGCGTTTCGACGGCTGTGAGTTTCGCGCGGATGCGGGGCTGACAGCCAAGGCGATTGCGCAGACCACAGGTCTGTCAGTCGACAACACCGAAGCGATTGGTGCGTTAAGTGACGCGTCAATTCGGGAGGACGAGATAGAGCAAGGTCGCTTTGACAGTGCCGATGTCGTCGCTTGGCTGGTCAATTGGGCGGATGTGGATCAGCGCTGGCTGCAATTTCGCGGCACGATTGGCGAAATGCGGCGCGTGGACGGTGCGTTTCGCGCAGAGCTGCGCGGATTGACCGAAGCGTTGAACCGCACATTGGGGCGCGTCTATCAAAAGCCCTGCACGGCTGTGTTAGGGGACAAACAATGCCGCTTTGACCTGGAGTTGCCCGGCTATTCGTTGACCTTGCCGGTCGATATCGAAGAAGACGGGCGGCGGTTCATCTGGGACAGTTTGCCGGGCTTTGACGAGCAGTTCTTTATTCGCGGGCGTCTGGATGTGGTGGACGGGCCTGCGAAGGGTCTGTTCGGGCTTATCAAACATGATCGCGTGAAGGGCAAAAAACGCATCATTGATCTGTGGGAGCCGATAAAAGGGGACGTACGCGCGGGTACGCAGGTCAAGCTGATTGCGGGGTGCAACAAGCAGTTCGAAACCTGTCGGTTGAAATTCAATAACGCGCTAAACTTCCAAGGGTTTCCTGATTTGCCTGGCGAAGACTGGGTTATTGCTGTGCCTAAATCCAGCGGTACCAACTCGGGCGGGTCCTTGCGGTGA
- a CDS encoding NlpC/P60 family protein, which translates to MKGAQVVTAARGWIGTPYVHQSSTRAAGCDCLGLLRGVWRELRGTEPEGIPAYSMDWSEPQGDERLWAAAARHLIAKERKNEAEGDVVLFRMRDQGVAKHLGVQARVGVQASFIHAYTGHGVVESPLSAPWRRRIVARFEFPKESN; encoded by the coding sequence GTGAAGGGCGCACAGGTTGTGACGGCAGCACGGGGCTGGATTGGTACCCCCTATGTCCATCAGAGTTCAACGCGCGCAGCCGGGTGTGATTGTTTGGGACTGCTGCGCGGTGTCTGGCGGGAACTGAGGGGAACGGAGCCCGAAGGCATTCCGGCCTATTCAATGGATTGGTCGGAACCGCAGGGCGATGAGCGGCTTTGGGCAGCTGCGGCGCGACATCTGATTGCAAAAGAACGCAAGAACGAAGCAGAAGGCGACGTTGTCCTGTTTCGCATGCGGGATCAGGGGGTCGCTAAACATCTGGGCGTGCAGGCACGTGTTGGTGTGCAGGCCAGTTTCATTCACGCTTATACCGGCCACGGCGTTGTCGAAAGCCCACTCAGCGCACCATGGCGGCGGCGCATTGTCGCGAGATTTGAATTTCCCAAGGAGAGCAACTGA